A part of Penaeus vannamei isolate JL-2024 chromosome 1, ASM4276789v1, whole genome shotgun sequence genomic DNA contains:
- the LOC113816102 gene encoding small subunit processome component 20 homolog: MKEKPNRQAHKATNTFTFKKFNEKVRGLRVSARKFLLQRAQSADTDQTSVFHQTFLKCKELNLTEAFQAFREDLKYSIVTTAQLVHHEKHIATCLGKHLAVLSSPALQPLLDLLVAFANDIPQEFYQHHFYKFLSLLIRQLSTKEPEQIESVFLCIVSLFVVLQKYLRNDLFELYHVHNYARLLSKSHPWYINELAAQSLAFLVRKAPKMENFLGMALRKLKKDETQVEGLGRLFAALMKSDVVQRLHSSTPVVLNHLLNLLAGEDVPPDLALQAVSSGILTLNFYITTPHPDKVTRWEVSWEEDSKLVWPTVWDQVKSILPHTQTSDSCHHLHAVIQIIQKLVSFKKGALVADLNDALNQCTAIIQMPLPDSIGTTVCDIVSVLLTSRHQPLTHAMLHQTVTSIFMAQYSHSVKFSFVKQMVDFERFDTEILPIFLHYLSTVISTRKDPDVHKDVVSVIADIILTKQVPCNSGLDLSSWEKYPIDFTQILAKMDTSVENNIPSYIEDKVSEGIQDDFSNLEELLQILVCLPHISPLNHERLKPHFQEILKTSIMNLNDVGSKITPIVDVTPRKKKAKVADILVDVNVKYDISLTSRRLLFLVGMVVEGMAHVLSGEEFLACLNKCSLLDVLVQKPHYRENVHFLKAIDLQLSIASREEATDMMNEAFLKRIYPSLAPVLASANPQVRLLGTHILSLFPVTLPPPPENVENVENIFQIMLKVEMTPVTPFSFRDRVRFLDTINGDLVKLHKPLCDTYDHAPLLFFLGQLFVNYKDLWNPCLKGISSYAHTLPLDSFWQLWFAKLKIATHNCQQILLNKVVDPDDDLEIENEIIQTVVQHLSSHQSYSKVVIKADHMNYRDLMWRSMEKFPDVCEARSRDLVPLFFDFLHNELFPVDFNVAPTQDISKRKREETTQLEGEISMNESDLDALTSIEDKINDSALDDELESEVRSRKAPLKSLGEQLTVLSKFHNPRKLSQTKKLEDMYKEFLTHPAPSVQRRALNCIMTYNYPYLVPYTEFLYKIIDDKSFKNAITLFSLDGSEQSILEEHREDMMPYLMRILFGKMHSKAGTGTSGKGKILIRKGVILRYLAGARESELRIFLDLAFDVLLSHIEGDALSMVERTKQTLDITKVVPLGRLRGALTTLDNIISKMGNLLMEILPILLKVILFIANLATTLLVQRTEIGDRSVSLLKHLRQDSHRRLIAFFKKFENYSWSENEINAVFEAVVWPNLKRLPDEGISSPSTLLILFKCWGENPRYFPLLTKCHKEDHTLTPLPYVIKLLNHEKCKPSVANVILDMVGNLINLQDFEDVEEEAYMEGKKPLPIPCSPVIPVKRLQSRDGTHEQNFGTAMLVPHMEGLLKSMKNMVTKLSKNQLVKERDLTILTNLSEWVTNKENSSDLLSLIAPLIVKKNVEKIEKVPELLTMCSHLLQVVDNSAEYLAPFISQFGTMGSRDARDALCNVVSVIASSNPKFKELAEMAEDLNSWNPKMVEEVDYERRLTAHDHFKKYCATTEVIDVEYCQLFLFNSMYLIRQVEDSSLQDMSSFTLCQMIDMLVRLQPKYKNEFQLIVTNNFLTEIRKGLHSKKEKVRIEVISLLRQLILKCHDQVERLQDLYKLVNEAETDMDFFCNMGHIQRHRRARAMAKLSEKLDSGEISLVSSSVDGYLLPLVTSYLFQEAFIKDDYLITSSISCLGSLAKKMPWYSYQKLLKYYINMLSKQELKYLKQAVRVLESVLDGFHEEVEIPVVEDKTRNDNSKSVATTATPVGTVDVQAEMEEEEFVEKEEENLTAKKEEVEEGLRKEEAEEEVADDEEEEELEKEIEQQANFSKGQRVYEALVGVFIPQLQKMLAARSKADMEHKVNKSKYPEDEDIKRIPLAFALVKLLKKLPQKMLDANVNSVLMKVIHFLKSRAESIRDEARSMLVKIMVEIGGSYLLWVVRDLRSILTRGYQAHVLVYTLHAILSQLRPLLTSRDINVCLTDMIEICKEDILGLQAEEKEVSEITRKVKESRGDKSYVILAFTAEFISAECLQEIIVPLKEVLTLTQDKKVVNKMVRCLSEICSGLERNENISITQKSVFIYGMLNERILTLTTEKEEKKPSEKKGQQQIDSFILEPEPKKARLNPKTSFKATAHVLIEFAVQFLAGLLKKGKFVSEDKEHAMLLDPFLKVLSKCIDSEYPEICVYALRCISMMIKFPLPSLQTDLKSICEQMFLILHKFSSPELAKGKIYDLVQLSFKSLAHIVKSVDSYLLNEEELRIMLQYLNGNIQDRNQQQTAFVVLQSIIARKINALELHKLMKTVQKMSITCGGLNALTQARTTFYTYLLTYPMKPKMIEENITFYLGNISYSELDGRLSASIMMNNIISNFPAKLFSKKLETNMWFTFSKQLIVEESQENKTLLHKALKTMFKRSKEKKELIDLCLQLIRERPKATVKTNSVAMQMGLKSLSAFLDVTVKLLPEIILSKAAPMIIELLEPSRYSMQFTNIQDDTEDVNLSQETCHKDNCIVALLEVFTKIVRAFFTHEDWNKHTNPDVWKYVQAHLLYPHIQVRLNAAGLIGYLLAAHPVEGSVSSPLTTNTDEARSLALDICEQLRTEAPIGMALLTQLSLSVIRNLIYLVRHSCKVPLVKNKFGGEVEKVNDDNELANGEEKNDIVIGNEAEPIPSAVWVVRHVGNLAYEELQRHGRDSTIVRESLLNLIAGLVVVVGEKINESILLGYIVKHLARELSDEKLPENLATKTKEVGSMVKGIVGVEVYTRHLTAAQVMLAKKRHERKARSLQQRALNPVLAEKKRKKKNLTSRESKKRKIAERKGKIIRKKKAKLIDRAVVADR, translated from the exons atgaaggagaagcCTAATCGCCAGGCTCACAAAGCCACCAACACCTTCACGTTTAAGAAGTTTAATGAGAAGGTGCGAGGACTCCGTGTCAGTGCTAGGAAATTCCTCCTGCAGCGAGCACAAAGTGCAGACACAGACCAGACTTCTGTGTTTCACCAGACCTTCTTGAAGTGCAAGGAATTAAATCTCACTGAAGCTTTCCAG GCCTTCCGAGAGGATCTGAAATACAGCATTGTGACTACCGCCCAACTCGTTCACCATGAAAAGCACATTGCTACATGTTTGGGGAAACACCTTGCGGTTCTCAGCTCCCCAGCATTACAGCCTCTGTTGGATCTGCTGGTTGCCTTTGCTAATGACATCCCACAGGAATTCTACCAACATCATTTTTATAAGTTCCTTTCATTGTTGATACGACAGTTGTCCACCAAGGAACCGGAACAGATTGAGTCAGTTTTCTTGTGTATTGTTTCCTTATTTGTGGTTCTTCAGAAGTACCTGCGTAATGATCTATTTGAATTATATCATGTACATAACTATGCAAGGCTGCTCTCCAAATCCCATCCATGGTATATTAATGAGCTGGCTGCACAGAGTCTGGCATTTTTAGTGAGAAAGGCTCCCAAAATGGAAAATTTCTTGGGCATGGCTCTGAGGAAGCTGAAGAAAGATGAAACCCAAGTGGAGGGACTAGGCAGGTTGTTTGCGGCATTGATGAAATCAGATGTAGTTCAGCGCTTACATAGTTCCACTCCAGTTGTACTAAATCATTTGTTGAATCTGCTTGCCGGGGAAGATGTACCACCAGACCTAGCATTGCAGGCAGTGTCTAGTGGTATACTGACATTAAACTTTTACATCACAACACCTCATCCTGACAAAGTTACCAGGTGGGAAGTGTCTTGGGAGGAAGACTCAAAACTAGTGTGGCCAACAGTCTGGGATCAGGTGAAATCCATTCTTCCACACACTCAAACATCAGACAGCTGCCATCATCTACATGCTGTTATTCAGATAATTCAGAAATTGGTTTCATTCAAGAAAGGTGCTTTGGTTGCAGATTTGAATGATGCTTTGAATCAGTGTACTGCCATAATCCAAATGCCCTTACCTGACAGTATTGGCACAACTGTGTGCGACATAGTGTCAGTTTTGCTTACATCTCGACACCAGCCACTGACACATGCCATGCTCCATCAAACAGTAACCTCAATATTCATGGCTCAGTACTCTCATTCAGTTAAATTTTCTTTTGTAAAGCAAATGGTGGACTTTGAGAGATTTGATACAGAAATTCTCCCAATATTCCTACATTACCTGAGTACAGTTATAAGCACAAGGAAGGACCCAGATGTCCACAAAGATGTTGTTTCTGTCATTGCAGATATAATTTTGACTAAACAGGTACCTTGTAATTCAGGCCTAGATTTAAGTTCTTGGGAAAAATACCCTATAGATTTCACACAAATATTGGCAAAAATGGACACATCTGTTGAGAATAATATTCCATCTTACATTGAAGACAAAGTATCAGAAGGAATTCAAGATGACTTCAGCAACTTGGAGGAGTTACTTCAAATACTTGTGTGTCTACCTCACATATCACCATTAAACCATGAGAGGTTAAAGCCACACTTCCAAGAGATTCTGAAAACATCAATTATGAATTTGAATGATGTAGGAAGCAAAATTACTCCTATTGTAGATGTGACTCCTaggaagaaaaaggcaaaagtTGCAGATATTTTGGTTGATGTAAATGTCAAATATGATATTTCCTTAACTAGTAGAAGATTGCTGTTTCTTGTAGGAATGGTTGTTGAAGGGATGGCACATGTTCTTAGTGGTGAAGAGTTTCTTGCATGCTTAAACAAATGTTCCTTATTGGATGTACTAGTGCAAAAGCCTCATTACAGGGAAAATGTCCATTTCTTAAAAGCAATAGATCTACAATTATCCATAGCATCCAGAGAGGAAGCAACTGATATGATGAATGAAGCTTTCCTTAAAAGAATATATCCTTCACTTGCACCAGTCCTTGCCTCTGCAAACCCTCAAGTGCGCCTCTTAGGGACGCACATCCTGTCCCTGTTTCCGGtaacacttcctcctccaccagagAATGTGGAAAATGTGGAGAACATATTCCAAATAATGCTGAAGGTTGAGATGACACCTGTGACACCATTTTCTTTCAGGGATCGGGTTCGTTTCTTGGACACAATTAATGGTGACCTCGTCAAGCTACATAAACCTTTGTGTGACACTTATGATCATGCTCCCTTGCTCTTCTTTCTTGGTCAGTTATTTGTAAACTACAAGGATTTATGGAATCCTTGTCTCAAAGGAATATCAAGTTATGCACATACCCTTCCTTTGGATTCGTTCTGGCAACTTTGGTTTGCAAAACTGAAAATTGCAACTCATAACTGTCAGCAGATATTACTCAATAAGGTAGTGGACCCTGATGATGATCTTGAAATTGAGAATGAAATTATCCAGACAGTTGTGCAGCATTTGTCAAGTCATCAGAGCTACTCAAAAGTTGTCATTAAAGCTGATCACATGAACTACAGAGACTTAATGTGGAGGAGCATGGAGAAATTCCCTGATGTGTGTGAGGCTCGTAGTAGGGATCTGGTACcacttttctttgatttcttgcaCAATGAACTCTTTCCTGTTGATTTTAATGTAGCTCCCACCCAAGACattagcaagagaaaaagagaagaaactacACAATTGGAAGGAGAGATAAGCATGAATGAAAGTGATTTGGATGCCTTAACCAGTATTGAAGACAAAATTAATGATTCCGCATTAGATGACGAGCTAGAATCAGAGGTGCGCTCACGGAAGGCACCACTGAAATCTCTAGGTGAGCAATTGACAGTTCTTTCTAAGTTCCATAACCCAAGAAAGTTGTCTCAGACAAAGAAGTTAGAAGACATGTACAAGGAGTTTCTTACACATCCAGCACCTTCAGTTCAGAGAAGGGCCCTCAACTGCATAATGACTTACAATTACCCATATCTTGTGCCCTATACAGAGTTTTTGTACAAGATTATAGATGACAAATCCTTTAAGAATGCCATCACGCTCTTCAGTTTAGATGGCTCAGAACAGTCTATTTTAGAGGAGCATCGTGAAGATATGATGCCTTATCTCATGAGGATTCTCTTTGGTAAGATGCATTCAAAGGCTGGAACAGGCACATCTGGCAAGGGTAAAATTTTGATTCGAAAGGGTGTGATATTAAGGTACTTGGCTGGTGCGAGGGAAAGTGAATTAAGGATATTCCTCGATTTGGCTTTTGATGTTCTGTTGAGTCATATAGAGGGAGATGCTCTTTCCATGGTAGAAAGAACCAAGCAAACTCTCGACATCACAAAGGTGGTGCCACTGGGGAGGCTGCGAGGTGCTCTAACCACATTGGACAATATTATTAGCAAAATGGGCAATCTACTCATGGAAATATTGCCCATTCTTTTAAAGGTGATACTGTTCATAGCAAACCTAGCAACAACACTTCTTGTGCAACGTACGGAGATTGGAGACAGATCTGTTTCGCTCTTGAAACACCTGCGTCAGGATTCACATCGGCGACTTATAGCTTTCTTTAAGAAATTTGAAAACTACAGCTGGTCagagaatgaaataaatgctGTGTTTGAGGCAGTTGTGTGGCCCAATTTGAAGCGTCTGCCTGATGAAGGTATAAGTTCACCTTCAACCTTACTTATTCTCTTCAAATGCTGGGGAGAGAATCCAAGATATTTTCCATTACTTACTAAATGTCACAAAGAAGATCATACCTTAACTCCATTACCATATGTTATAAAGCTTCTAAACCATGAAAAATGCAAACCCTCTGTGGCAAATGTTATTTTAGATATGGTTGGAAATCTTATTAACCTTCAGGATTTTGAAGATGTTGAAGAAGAGGCATACATGGAGGGAAAGAAACCATTGCCAATTCCTTGTTCACCAGTCATTCCAGTCAAAAGGTTGCAATCACGAGATGGGACACATGAGCAGAATTTTGGCACAGCAATGCTTGTGCCTCACATGGAAGGCCTCTTGAAAAGCATGAAGAACATGGTAACTAAATTGAGCAAGAACCAATTGGTAAAAGAGCGTGACCTGACTATTCTCACAAATCTCTCAGAGTGggtcacaaacaaagaaaacagcagTGATCTTTTAAGTCTGATTGCACCTCTTATTGtcaagaaaaatgtagaaaagattgAAAAGGTTCCAGAGTTGCTCACAATGTGCAGTCACCTTTTGCAGGTAGTAGACAATTCAGCAGAATATCTAGCACCATTCATTTCTCAGTTTGGAACCATGGGCAGTCGGGATGCAAGAGATGCACTTTGTAATGTGGTTTCAGTAATAGCCTCGTCTAATCCAAAGTTTAAAGAACTTGCAGAGATGGCAGAGGATCTTAATTCCTGGAACCCCAAAATGGTTGAAGAGGTTGACTATGAGAGAAGACTGACTGCCCATGACCATTTCAAGAAGTATTGTGCAACCACAGAGGTAATCGATGTCGAGTACTGTCAGCTCTTCCTTTTTAACAGCATGTACTTAATACGTCAGGTTGAAGATTCATCACTGCAAGATATGTCAAGCTTTACGTTATGTCAAATGATAGACATGTTAGTGAGACTCCAGcctaaatataaaaatgaatttcAACTGATAGTGACAAATAATTTCCTGACGGAGATCAGAAAAGGATTacacagtaagaaagaaaaagtcaggATAGAGGTTATATCTTTACTGAGACAGTTAATCTTGAAGTGCCATGATCAAGTAGAGAGACTTCAAGATCTTTATAAGCTAGTCAATGAAGCTGAAACAGATATGGACTTCTTTTGCAACATGGGCCACATCCAAAGGCACAGAAGGGCACGTGCAATGGCAAAGCTCTCAGAGAAGCTTGACAGTGGAGAGATTTCACTGGTATCTTCATCAGTCGATGGCTACCTTTTGCCATTGGTTACATCATACTTATTCCAAGAGGCATTTATTAAAGATGACTATTTGATAACAAGTTCCATTAGTTGCTTAGGGAGTTTAGCCAAGAAAATGCCATGGTACTCATATcaaaaattattgaaatattacataaatatgttaTCCAAGCAGGAATTGAAATATCTAAAGCAAGCTGTAAGAGTTTTAGAATCAGTTCTTGATGGATTCCATGAAGAAGTAGAAATACCAGTTGTTGAGGACAAAACAAGGAATGACAACTCTAAATCAGTAGCTACTACTGCCACTCCTGTAGGTACAGTGGATGTTCAGgcagaaatggaagaggaagagtttgtagagaaagaagaggaaaatttgacggccaagaaagaggaagtggaagaaggtcttagaaaggaagaggcagaggaagaggttgcagatgatgaagaagaagaggaattggaaaAAGAAATTGAACAACAAGCCAACTTTAGCAAGGGACAACGAGTGTATGAAGCCTTAGTTGGTGTGTTTATTCCACAACTCCAAAAGATGTTGGCAGCACGAAGTAAAGCTGACATGGAACACAAGGTTAATAAAAGCAAATATCCAGAAGATGAGGACATTAAACGTATTCCTCTGGCTTTTGCCTTGGTAAAGCTCCTTAAGAAACTTCCTCAGAAAATGCTGGATGCTAATGTAAACAGTGTGTTAATGAAGGTGATTCACTTTTTGAAGTCTAGAGCAGAGAGCATAAGAGATGAAGCCCGCAGCATGCTTGTCAAGATCATGGTGGAAATTGGAGGGAGTTACTTGCTGTGGGTAGTTAGAGATTTGCGTAGCATTTTGACTCGAGGTTATCAAGCACACGTATTAGTTTATACACTACATGCTATTCTTTCCCAACTCCGACCATTGCTGACTTCCAGAGATATCAATGTCTGTCTGACAGATATGATAGAAATCTGTAAAGAAGATATTCTTGGGCTgcaagcagaggagaaggaggtcagTGAGATTACCAGGAAGGTGAAGGAATCACGTGGTGATAAGAGCTATGTAATTTTGGCATTCACTGCAGAATTCATATCTGCTGAATGTCTTCAGGAAATCATTGTACCATTAAAAGAGGTGCTCACTTTGACACAAGATAAGAAAGTTGTAAACAAAATGGTGCGTTGCTTGTCTGAAATATGCAGTGGATTAGAGCGCAATGAAAACATCTCCATCACTCAGAAGTCAGTGTTCATTTATGGCATGCTGAACGAGAGAATACTAACCCTaacaacagagaaagaagaaaagaagccatCTGAGAAGAAAGGCCAACAGCAGATAGATTCCTTCATCTTAGAACCAGAACCCAAGAAAGCTCGACTTAATCCCAAGACATCATTTAAAGCAACCGCCCATGTCCTTATTGAATTTGCAGTGCAGTTTCTTGCTGGTCTGCTGAAAAAGGGCAAATTCGTATCAGAAGATAAAGAACATGCCATGTTGTTGGATCCATTCCTTAAGGTGTTATCAAAGTGTATTGATTCAGAATATCcagagatatgtgtgtatgctctTAGATGCATCAGTATGATGATCAaatttccacttccttctctgcAGACAGATTTGAAAAGCATATGTGAACAGATGTTTTTAATACTGCATAAGTTCTCCTCCCCAGAACTTGCCAAAGGAAAGATTTATGACCTTGTCCAATTATCATTCAAATCTCTTGCTCATATTGTGAAGTCTGTTGACTCGTACTTGCTGAATGAGGAGGAGCTGAGGATTATGTTACAGTATTTAAATGGTAATATACAAGACCGCAATCAGCAGCAAACTGCTTTTGTTGTTTTGCAATCAATAATTGCACGCAAAATTAATGCACTTGAGTTGCATAAGTTGATGAAAACGGTTCAGAAAATGAGTATAACATGTGGTGGGTTAAATGCATTAACACAGGCACGCACAACATTTTACACCTATTTGCTCACTTATCCAATGAAGCCTAAAATGATAGAGGAGAACATTACTTTTTACCTTGGAAATATATCTTACTCAGAACTAGATGGTAGGCTATCTGCCAGTATCATGATGAACAATATAATTAGTAACTTTCCAGCAAAACTTTTTAGTAAAAAGTTAGAGACAAATATGTGGTTTACTTTCTCTAAACAGCTTATAGTTGAAGAATCACAAGAGAATAAGACTTTGTTGCATAAAGCACTTAAAACTATGTttaaaagaagtaaagagaaaaaagaactgaTAGACCTTTGTCTCCAGTTAATAAGAGAGAGGCCAAAAGCTACAGTTAAGACAAATTCTGTTGCAATGCAAATGGGTCTAAAATCACTAAGTGCTTTTCTTGATGTTACAGTTAAGCTTCTTCCTGAAATTATTCTTAGTAAAGCAGCACCAATGATAATAGAACTTCTAGAGCCATCAAGGTATAGTATGCAATTCACCAACATACAGGATGATACAGAGGATGTAAACTTGAGCCAGGAAACCTGTCATAAAGATAACTGTATAGTGGCGCTACTAGAAGTATTCACAAAAATAGTAAGGGCATTTTTCACTCATGAGGATTGGAATAAACACACTAATCCTGATGTCTGGAAGTATGTGCAAGCTCATTTACTCTATCCCCACATCCAAGTCAGATTAAATGCAGCTGGGCTAATTGGATATTTGTTGGCGGCTCATCCTGTTGAAGGCAGTGTATCATCTCCTCTTACTACAAACACTGACGAAGCACGCTCACTTGCTCTAGATATATGTGAACAGCTGAGGACAGAAGCCCCAATTGGCATGGCACTCTTAACGCAGCTCTCGCTTTCTGTTATTAGAAACTTGATATATTTGGTTCGCCATTCTTGTAAGGTTCCTCTTGTAAAGAATAAATTTGGTGGAGAAGTTGAGAAAGtgaatgatgacaatgaattAGCCAatggtgaagaaaaaaatgatatagttATAGGAAATGAAGCAGAGCCCATCCCCAGTGCAGTTTGGGTTGTTCGACATGTTGGAAATCTGGCATACGAGGAACTTCAAAGGCATGGCAGAGATTCCACCATTGTCCGTGAATCTCTGCTCAATCTCATAGCAGGCTTAGTGGTTGTGgttggagagaaaataaatgaaagcatTCTGTTAGGCTACATTGTAAAACACTTAGCCCGTGAGCTCTCAGATGAAAAGCTCCCAGAGAACCTAGCCACAAAGACTAAGGAGGTGGGATCCATGGTGAAGGGGATTGTTGGGGTTGAGGTGTACACACGTCACCTCACTGCTGCCCAGGTCATGCTGGCTAAGAAGCGTCATGAGCGTAAAGCACGTAGCCTGCAGCAGCGTGCATTGAATCCAGTACTtgcggagaaaaagaggaagaagaagaatctaACCAGCAGGGAATCTAAGAAACGCAAAATtgctgaaagaaaaggaaagattattaggaaaaagaaagcaaagttgATAGACCGAGCTGTCGTTGCAGATAGATAA